The following is a genomic window from Spodoptera frugiperda isolate SF20-4 chromosome 18, AGI-APGP_CSIRO_Sfru_2.0, whole genome shotgun sequence.
aagttatgttattatatccCATTGTAAAAGATGACAAGTGTGTCACTATACCACTAATAACTAGTTTTCAAATCAAACAGAGGACTAACcagatattgatttatttattcttttttttttactaaggtTCAGTTTTCTAGACATGTAGTACTTACCAGTTTTACGAAATTTCCATAGCtggggactacctagcgagtttaccggagctccagcttgaaaagcaggactaggaacagtgtggtttttagtcagtaagaggctgataCTACCTCTCGTTTTGCCCAAAGccgcagaagtcattggatgattttcccctcttaaaaaagctTTACAAAATTTAATCTTTGTGCAGTTAATTCAGTTTATCCATGAATGTTCTTCAAATAAACTAAGTGGATATTGGtatattaatagaatttttTCAACATTCCAGTGCTTTAAACAAGTCCCGTCTGAAGTACTGCATGTTCTTCCACCACATTATGTTCCTGGTGATGCTGGCGAAGCTCTCCGCAGACATCCTCGACAAACttgacatatttattttagaaatagaaGAGTTGCAGATACCACAGGTAATCTTTTTCTACTTATATAACTGCTACTTATTTGCAATATTATATACAGGATATAAACAGAACACTACTGAAATATACacattcatatacatacatgcCATTCAATTccttatttttgtgaaaatatataCACGCTGTATACTATATAGCTGAAGAGTATAGTGCTAATCTCCAGGTGgactggttcaaattgaataataaaggGTGAACGGTGAAGTTCTTAAGTTCTGTATACAAATGCATTTCAGTTCTTATTGTTCCTTAGGTCTGAGTTTACCAGTGTTACTAGcctatatttgtttattataatattttaactatgCTAGAATTAATCTTTGCCACATGGAACACCATTGCCTCTTTGATGAATCTGTGTTCATAAAAAAACTCTGGACTTGTTAAGAAAATCctattatatgtttttaaagttatatttgtataatttcagCCCCTGTGGTGGGAGTACATCTGGTGCCTCTCCCTCCTCCTATCCTTCCTCGGTCTATCCGCAATCAAACGCAACAACATAAAATACCTCCGACGGTATATGTACGGTATCACCGCACTGGGCTTTGGACCGCTGTTGTACTGTGTGCTGTACTACTGCGGAGACGTCTGGAGGTATCTGACCATGGATGCGGATGAGGATGACAGCAGTGAAGTGGATATTGAGCTGTGGCAGGTGGGTGttagttttatattgtaaacagtggcattacttaTGTGCCTTGCGGCCTTTACGTGACGATACTATGTAAATACTGAAACGATATAATACAACTACTAAACATTAAATAGCTGGACATACACCTAACCAATAGATAAGACATGTTGAATTTTCGAAACTGTATCGAATCCGTGCTCTCTGTCTCTTTGGCCTTATGATCGCAAGTACAATTGCCAGACAAGGGGTTTTGGGTTAGATTCCCGCGTCGGGAATTATCTTTTAGTAGTTGCACGGAGTCGGGAAATGtacctatatggcaatatgttcaaccctattacatggaacttacaacaaaattttttattaagtgCATCTCttctaccccttcagggatataACGCGTGACAGAGTCACTGTCATTCCACCATTATCGGGTGGTTGCTCTAAGTTTTCTTACgctaataatattgtttctcAATTCCAGGGCTACCCATACGGCCTCCTGTGGTACGCGTTCGTGCTCCTCGCCTCACAAATACACTTCTTCCAACTCTACTTCTCATACAACCTGCTAAAAGCCTGGCGTGCAAGAGGCGCGCTAAGGAAATCCGACTAAAACACTAGTACTTACGGTTCATTTTCCCTTGTTCATACACCACACTGCCAGAGTGAAGGAAATAGTCAATAGATGGACGTTTATGAGGTAagaacagaataaaaaaaagattcttGTCAAAAAAAGGTGATATGACAACTGGCAAATTATCATTTAGTTGTAGCTAATCATGAACATTTGAAACTTATAGGGTACTTGACACGGAGGTTGTGTTCATAAACCCACTGTTTATACTGTAAACTGTTGCAAACAACTTGTATCGACTTTGCAAGCTTTTAATGTACAACTGTTTATTATGCAGGTAACAAAATATAGATTGACTCAGTAGAGAGAAAATAGGTATTATTGTAccaaactagcttctgccagcggcttcagccggtggataaaaagtatcctatcacccaagtcagctcataccctgtctgtataccaaccATCATCAAAATTAGTAGTTTCAACATGTCAATCACGCATTTGGTCGGTCCAGTAGCCAACCAATGGTTACAGTCTCTGTtcagaatcaatttttattttcttacctgcatactaaataGCTGTGCTGACTGTACCTTTtaggcaatattttttataattttgcacACAATAATATACTCGTAAGTGCTGTTAAATGCCCCAATAATAAGGCCATTTTCGTATAATATGGAACAGTCTGAACAAATGactaagtaatt
Proteins encoded in this region:
- the LOC118278104 gene encoding protein jagunal; translated protein: MASRGGIMVTGTNGADFEHREKIAAQYQISALNKSRLKYCMFFHHIMFLVMLAKLSADILDKLDIFILEIEELQIPQPLWWEYIWCLSLLLSFLGLSAIKRNNIKYLRRYMYGITALGFGPLLYCVLYYCGDVWRYLTMDADEDDSSEVDIELWQGYPYGLLWYAFVLLASQIHFFQLYFSYNLLKAWRARGALRKSD